The Streptococcus respiraculi sequence ACCAAGCAGGTGGTGTGGTCAAATCCATCACCAAGAATTTACGTGTATCGGGTCACGGAAATGCGCGTGATTTGCAATTGATGCTCAATATCTTGCGTCCGAAGTATTTGTTCCCAGTGCAGGGAGAATACCGCCAACTCGACGCGCATGCACGAGCAGCGCTTGAAATCGGCCTTTATCCAGAGAATATTTTCATTGTTAAGCGTGGCGATATTATGAGCTATGAGCAGGGCGAATTTGTCCATAGTGGTTCTGTCCCTGCGGGCGATGTCATGATTGACGGAAATGCGATTGGTGATGTAGGCAATATCGTCTTGCGTGACCGTAAGATTTTGTCAGAAGATGGTATTTTCATCGTAGCAATTACGGTCAACCGTCGTGAGAAACGCATCATCTCAAAAGCCAAGGTCAATACGCGTGGATTTGTCTATGTCAAGAAGAGTCGCGACATTTTACGGGAAGCTTCTGAATTGGTTAATACAACGGTTGAGCAGTACTTTACTAAGGATAGTTTTGACTGGACAGAGCTCAAATCGTCTGTCCGCGATGAACTGGCAAAATACCTCTTTGACCAAACCAAGAGACGACCAGCGATTCTGCCTGTTATCATGGAAGTGAAATAGATACTCGTCAAAAATCAAACTCTGACGTTGTTAACTCACCTTGCTGAACTGTTGAGAAAAGTAGTTATTTTTCTTATTTCCAAACTCTCACAATCTTCAATTGCAAGGAGCGAGCTACGCTTGTTTTATTTCTTACCTTTCACAATTCTTAATTGTGCAAGGTAGTCAGACTTTTGTTTTTATAGAGTATCCGTTTCTATTGATGATATTGTAAACGCTTCTTGCTTCGACAGTCCAGTAGGAATGTTGAAGATCGGAAACAAGAATGATGGACTGGCTGATAGACTATAAATAGCATACAAGAATAAAGAGAGAAAGGTGGCAGCTGCTTGAACAGGGCAGCACCTTTTTCTATTGAAAAGGAGAAAAACGATGGCCCTAATGAGTATTACCTACTATTCCCCAGTGATGGACTTGGACTTGTCGGTGCAGGTCTTGTACCCAGACAAGGGGCGGGTGGACAATCCTGATGATACGGATATTCCTGTCTTGTATTTGTTACACGGAATGGGTGGGCGTGATACGACTTGGTTGCGATTGTCCGCCTTGGAACGCCTGGTGCGTAAGACCAATCTTATCGTCGTGATGCCAGATACCCACAATGGCTGGTATGTCAATACCCAGTACGGATATCCGTATTTTGATGCGATTGCTGTCGAATTGCCAGATGTGTTGAAACGCTTCTTTCCTAATATGACAGATAAGCGGGAAAAAACCTTTATTGCAGGGCTGTCTATGGGTGGCTACGGTGCTATGCGCTTAGCCTTAGAAACCAATCGTTTTTCTCATGTCGCTAGCTTATCAGGGGCGCTGAGTTTCAAGGATTTTGATCCGAGAAAGGAAAGTCTGGGCAGCCCTGCCTATTGGACAGGGACTTTTGGAGAGATTGAAGACTGGGAAAGTCCAGAAAATTCGCATTCTCTCATTAATCTTGCCAAAACAGCCGACAAAAAAACGCGGATGTATATCTGGTGTGGTGAGCAGGATTTTCTCTATCCTGCCAACAACTTTGCAGCACAAGCTTTTAAGAAACTGGGCTATGAGGTGGACTATCAGACAGCACCTGGCAAGCACGAGTGGTACTACTGGGACAAGCAGTTAGAGGTGCTCTTAGCTTGGTTACCAATTGACTTCCAGCTAGAAGAACGCTTGTCTTAATCAAGGATAAGACAGAAGATGTGATACAATAAGATTATGATTATATTACAAGGAAATAAGATTGAGCGCTCCTTTGCTGGGGAGGTGCTCTTTGAAAATATCAATTTGCAGGTGGACGAGCGGGATCGGATTGCCCTTGTCGGGAAAAATGGTGCTGGTAAGTCAACCTTGCTAAAAATTTTAGTGGGTGAAGAAGCACCGACCAGTGGCGAAATCAACCGCAAGAAAGATTTGTCCCTGTCTTATTTGGCGCAAAATAGCCGTTTTGAATCAGAAAATACAGTTTATGATGAAATGTTGCAGGTGTTTGCTGGACTGCGTCAGACTGAAAAGCGCCTGCGGGACATGGAATTACAAATGGGTGAATTGACAGGGCAAGCCCTTGACCAGTTGATCCAGACCTATGACAGTCTCTCAGAAGAATTTCGTCTCGCAGGCGGTTTTACCTACGAAGCAGATATTCGGGCTATTTTAAACGGCTTCAAGTTTGACGAGTCCATGTGGCAGATGAAGATTTCGGCTCTCTCAGGTGGACAAAATACCCGTCTAGCTTTGGCGAAAATGCTACTTGAAAAGCCAGAACTGCTAGTCCTTGACGAGCCGACCAATCACTTGGATATTGAAACGATCGCCTGGCTGGAAAACTACTTGGTGCATTACAAGGGTGCGCTGATTATTGTCAGCCATGACCGTTATTTCTTGGATAAGGTGGCGACCATTACGCTCGATTTGACAGCGACTTCTCTGGACCGTTATGTGGGGAACTATTCGAGCTTTGTAGAGTTAAAAGAGCAGAAGTTGCTGACTGAGTGGCAAAATTATGAGAAGCAGCAAAAAGAAATTGCCAAACTAGAAGACTTTGTCCAGAAGAATATCGTTCGAGCGTCCACCACCAAGCGGGCTCAAGCAAGGCGCAAGCAACTGGAGAAAATGGAGCGTTTGGATAAGCCGACCCAAGGTCAAAAATCTGCTAACATGGCCTTTCATTCAGACAAGACATCTGGAAACATTGTTTTGACAGTTGAGCAAGCAGCGGTGGGCTATGATGGCCAGATTCTCTCTGAGCCGATACACATTGACCAGCGAAAACTCGATGCGATTGCCATTGTAGGGCCTAACGGTATCGGAAAAACAACCCTCTTAAAATCAATCATTGGTCACATTCCCTTTATCAAGGGGGAAGCAAAATTCGGTGCCAATGTTGAGGTAGGCTACTATGACCAGACCCAATCTGCCTTGACCCCGTCTAATTCGGTGTTAGAAGAGCTATGGTCTGCCTTTCCAACGACTCCTGAAGTGGAGATTCGTAATCGTCTAGGAGCCTTTCTTTTCTCAGGTGATGATGTCAAAAAATCGATTGCCATGCTCTCGGGTGGGGAAAAAGCGCGGGTTCTCCTTGCAAAATTGTCTATGGAAAACAATAATTTTCTGATTCTGGACGAGCCGACCAATCACTTGGACATTGATAGCAAGGAAGTCTTGGAAAATGCTTTGATTCAGTATGACGGCACCCTACTTTTTGTTAGCCACGACCGCTATTTTATCAATCGGGTGGCGACCAAGGTCCTCGAATTGTCCGAGACAGGAAGCACCCTCTACCTGGGTGATTATGATTATTATTTGGAGAAAAAAGAGAAGCACTCAGTAAGTTCGAAAGAGCAAGCAGAAGCAGTCAGCATAGCCAGTTCTAGTGGTGCGATTGACTACCAAGCGCAGAAAGAAAACCAAAAAGAGCAACGAAAAATCGCTCGCCGTATTGAGCAAATCGAAAGCGAGATTGACCAGCTAGAAACTCGCTCTGCTCAGCTTCAAGCAGCCATGCTTGAGACCAATGACGTGGGTGAATTGACCGATCTCCAAAAAGAACTTGACCAGTTGTCGCACCAGCAAGAGGAGCTGATGCAGGAGTGGGAAGAGCTTTCTGAGCAGCTAAATCTCTAAGATTTCCTTGATAATAGTCTGATATAGATTGTTTAAGAAGCATCTCTGCTAGTAGCGGGGGTGCTCTTTTTTAGTAAAAATAAGTAAAAAATAATAAAAATTTAGTAAAAATATGTTGACAAAATAAAATTGAAAATATACTATTGATATATAAAGAAATCGCTTTCAGAAAAATAAAGGTTGTCTAATATCCTATAGAAAGGAAACATTTAGGATGAAAAAACTATTGAAATATGTAGCGATTGCCTTTGTGGCAGTGCTATTAGTTGCCTGTGGTGCGAACAAGAGTGGAGGCGGATCAAGCTCTGGCAAGACCTATAATGTCGGTGTTGCAATCTATAAGTTTGACGATAATTTCATGACTTTGTATCGTGAAGAATTGGAACACTATTTTGGCGAGTTGAGTAAGAAAACAGGCGATAAATATGTCCTTGATATTCAAGACGGCAAGCAAGACCAAGCGACCCAGACAGAACAAATCAATAACTTTATCGCTCAAGGTAAAGATGTTATCTTAGCCAATCTCGTTGACCCAACAGCAGCTGGTAGCATTATTAACTCTGCTAAATCCGCTAATATTCCTGTTGTCTTAATTAACCGTGAGCCAGAAGTCTCTGAACTTGAAATCTGGCCAGGAAAGACCACCTATGTAGGAGCAGATGCGACACAATCTGGTACCTTTCAAGGAGAAATCATTGCAGCGACAGCTTCTAAAGGAGACTTGAATGGTGATGGTGTGGTCAATTATATTACCCTCTTTGGAGATCCAGCCAATGTCGATGCTCAACAACGGACAGCCTATTCTGTAAAAGCCCTTGATGATGCAGGCATTAAGCGCAAAGCGCTCGCTGAGCCATATCTTGCTAACTGGGATACAGCCAAAGGTCAAGAAGTAACAGCTTCCGCACTAGAGCAATTTGGCAATAAATTAGAAGTCGTATTTGCTAATAATGACGGTATGGCAGTTGGTGCAGTTACAGCTATTAAGGCCGCAAAACGGACCGTCGGAAAAGATATCCTTGTCGTCGGCGTCGATGCGATTCCAGACGCGATGGAGTTACTTGCCAAGGGAGAATTGACAGGTACAGTATTGAACGACCACTTTAACCAATCTCACACAGCAGCCAATGTTGCAGTTGATTTAATGAATGGTAAAGATGTTGAGTCTTACTACTGGGTGGACTATGTGAAAGTCACTAAGAAAGAAGATTCTCAGCTAAAAGAAGCGAAACCAAAAACAGAAACAACAAAAGAAGCCAAAGAACGTTACGCAAAACGTGACAAATAAGGCAAAATATAATAGATAACCAATTTGGAAAATGATTTCTTCTGTCCCACGGACTAAGGCACCACGGTGAAAGGATTGTGGGACAGATTTTTTGATGCTAAAAAGAAAGTAGGTCGAATGGAAAATGAGTGATTACATTTTGGAGATGAAGCATATCACCAAAACCTTTCCTGGGGTAAAGGCCTTAGATAATGTGACCTTCCGCTTGAGACCGGGGACCGTTCATGCTCTAATGGGTGAAAATGGTGCGGGCAAGTCTACTCTGATGAAGTGCTTGTTTGGTATTTATCATCGGGACGCGGGCTCCATTATCTTTAATGGGCAAGAGGTTGATTTTAAGGATTCAAAAGAGTCGATTAATGCAGGAATTTCGATGATTCATCAAGAATTACAACCCATTCGGATGATGACGATTGCAGAAAATGTCTTTTTGGGGAATTATCCTTTAGGGGCATTGAACCTAGTCAATCATGCCAAGATGAATGAAGAAACCAAGAGTTTGTTGGAGGAAGTCGGTCTTTCTATTGAGCCTACAACCCTGCTCAATGATTTAACCGTGTCTCAAATGCAGTCTGTTGAGATTGCAAAGGCTATTTCCCACCATGCAAAAGTGGTGATTATGGATGAGCCAACTTCTTCCCTCACAAGCTCAGAAGTGGAAAAATTATTTGACATTATTGAAAAGTTAAAAGCAAAAAACATAGGGATTATCTATATTTCCCATAAAATGGATGAGATTTTGCGTATCTCTGATGATATTACCGTCATGCGGGATGGTCAGTATGTAGGAACCTGGCCAGCCAAAGAAATGACCACCGCAAAGATTATCCAGGCCATGGTTGGTCGGGAACTGACTAGTCTATTTCCAGAGAAGACTAACCGCATTTCGGAAGAAGTGGTGCTGGAGTTACGCAACCTAACATCGCCAAATCCTCTTTCCTTTAAAAATGCTAGTTTTAGGTTACGTAAAGGAGAAGTGTTAGGTATTGGTGGCTTGGTTGGCGCTCAGCGAACGGAGTTGATGGAAGCCTTATATGGTATGAGAGTGCTACAAGAAGGAAAGATTTTCATCAAAGGACAAGAGGTGAGCATTAAACGTCCAGCTGATGCCATTAAAAATCGGATTGCTCTTGTGACGGAAGACCGGCGCTACAATGGAATTTTTGGGGTCTTATCCATTACAGATAATGCATCCGTCGCAGCCTTGAAACAATATGTCAGTCGGATGGGTTTACTCGATGAGAAAAAAATCAACCACGTAGTAGAAGGGAATGTGAATCGTCTACGG is a genomic window containing:
- a CDS encoding ABC-F family ATP-binding cassette domain-containing protein, translated to MIILQGNKIERSFAGEVLFENINLQVDERDRIALVGKNGAGKSTLLKILVGEEAPTSGEINRKKDLSLSYLAQNSRFESENTVYDEMLQVFAGLRQTEKRLRDMELQMGELTGQALDQLIQTYDSLSEEFRLAGGFTYEADIRAILNGFKFDESMWQMKISALSGGQNTRLALAKMLLEKPELLVLDEPTNHLDIETIAWLENYLVHYKGALIIVSHDRYFLDKVATITLDLTATSLDRYVGNYSSFVELKEQKLLTEWQNYEKQQKEIAKLEDFVQKNIVRASTTKRAQARRKQLEKMERLDKPTQGQKSANMAFHSDKTSGNIVLTVEQAAVGYDGQILSEPIHIDQRKLDAIAIVGPNGIGKTTLLKSIIGHIPFIKGEAKFGANVEVGYYDQTQSALTPSNSVLEELWSAFPTTPEVEIRNRLGAFLFSGDDVKKSIAMLSGGEKARVLLAKLSMENNNFLILDEPTNHLDIDSKEVLENALIQYDGTLLFVSHDRYFINRVATKVLELSETGSTLYLGDYDYYLEKKEKHSVSSKEQAEAVSIASSSGAIDYQAQKENQKEQRKIARRIEQIESEIDQLETRSAQLQAAMLETNDVGELTDLQKELDQLSHQQEELMQEWEELSEQLNL
- a CDS encoding galactose ABC transporter substrate-binding protein, whose amino-acid sequence is MKKLLKYVAIAFVAVLLVACGANKSGGGSSSGKTYNVGVAIYKFDDNFMTLYREELEHYFGELSKKTGDKYVLDIQDGKQDQATQTEQINNFIAQGKDVILANLVDPTAAGSIINSAKSANIPVVLINREPEVSELEIWPGKTTYVGADATQSGTFQGEIIAATASKGDLNGDGVVNYITLFGDPANVDAQQRTAYSVKALDDAGIKRKALAEPYLANWDTAKGQEVTASALEQFGNKLEVVFANNDGMAVGAVTAIKAAKRTVGKDILVVGVDAIPDAMELLAKGELTGTVLNDHFNQSHTAANVAVDLMNGKDVESYYWVDYVKVTKKEDSQLKEAKPKTETTKEAKERYAKRDK
- a CDS encoding alpha/beta hydrolase, encoding MALMSITYYSPVMDLDLSVQVLYPDKGRVDNPDDTDIPVLYLLHGMGGRDTTWLRLSALERLVRKTNLIVVMPDTHNGWYVNTQYGYPYFDAIAVELPDVLKRFFPNMTDKREKTFIAGLSMGGYGAMRLALETNRFSHVASLSGALSFKDFDPRKESLGSPAYWTGTFGEIEDWESPENSHSLINLAKTADKKTRMYIWCGEQDFLYPANNFAAQAFKKLGYEVDYQTAPGKHEWYYWDKQLEVLLAWLPIDFQLEERLS
- a CDS encoding sugar ABC transporter ATP-binding protein: MSDYILEMKHITKTFPGVKALDNVTFRLRPGTVHALMGENGAGKSTLMKCLFGIYHRDAGSIIFNGQEVDFKDSKESINAGISMIHQELQPIRMMTIAENVFLGNYPLGALNLVNHAKMNEETKSLLEEVGLSIEPTTLLNDLTVSQMQSVEIAKAISHHAKVVIMDEPTSSLTSSEVEKLFDIIEKLKAKNIGIIYISHKMDEILRISDDITVMRDGQYVGTWPAKEMTTAKIIQAMVGRELTSLFPEKTNRISEEVVLELRNLTSPNPLSFKNASFRLRKGEVLGIGGLVGAQRTELMEALYGMRVLQEGKIFIKGQEVSIKRPADAIKNRIALVTEDRRYNGIFGVLSITDNASVAALKQYVSRMGLLDEKKINHVVEGNVNRLRVKTPDNKTRIESLSGGNQQKVILARWLANHPDILILDEPTRGIDVGAKYEIYQIINDLAAEGKSIIMITSEMSELLGVSDRIMVMCEGRVAGFLDRDTATQESVMTLATKFMGSHEGGTESV